TTTTAATGTTTCATTTTGATTATGGAACTCAAATGCATCCTTTGTTAAATCCGAACTATAAGGGCCATGAATATACCATCCAAATTTGTAGCCCATATTCAAACCCATTCTCTGTAAAAAATAAACAGTTTTTTGGAGTTTTTTCCGATCATCAAAAGTCTGAATATTTGTACCTGATATTTCATCAAGGTATTTCCAGAGTTTATTCGTATTTGTCATGATAAATCCCCTTTTAATTTTTTTTTAATTGATATAACATAAATACTATACTATAATATTTTAGTGAATAAGCAGGATGAAAGTATTATTAATAGCTTTAATGATTTAAAAATTAGTATTTGAGTCCATTATATCATCCAAACGCTCCTTCTCCTGCACTGATGCCTGCGCCTACTCTGTAGTTTAGAGCACAGCCTTCGTAGACACATCAGGATGGCCGCTACTGCAGATTATTGTGTCTTTCTCCTCCCTCCCCCCATTAACGTGATCAGATGATACCCCCGCCGCCGGACATGATGGAATGCAGCTTCAAGATATTCAAATGCCTTAAGCCGGCCAGCAGACTAGCGCATATAATTATTAATGTCGAGTTAAAAAAATAATAAAAAGTCACGGCGTTGGAGGCTGGTGTGTATATGGTGAGCGGGAGGAAATGAGATGCTCATGGTCATTTCATTTTGCCATACACTTTTCAAAATCATTCAGGTCGTAAGCATAATAACCTGCGTCAATAAGCTTATTCTTTCCATTTCCCTTTATTCTTCGGGCTATAATTCCATAATATTCTGTTCTGTCAGAATTATGCCACCTGACATGTCCTGCTTTTTCTTTCAACCTGTTGATTATAACCAGCGCCTCCGCTGCACTCAGGTCTTTCCATTTCACTTCGCAAAAAAAGATATTGGACCCTGTATCCATAGTTACAATATCTATTTCTTTATCCCTATACCACCATGACCCGAGTTTTGAAAATGTAAATGGTACAGCCTTCCCGGAGTTCAACAGCCACAGGAATTCCTTTGCAATATCTTCAAATGTCCTGCCAAGATAAGGATTCATCCCAATTTTAATATTTTCCAGCACCACATCTCCATGCCCGAGGTCGATCATGTCCTCGGCAGGGAAGATGAACCTGAACCAGAATGCAAATGCATTATCCCTGAGAAAATACAACCCTTTTTTAGATCTTACCGAATCTGTAACAGGGATTTCCCTCTTGATTATTCCAAGATCGATCAGTACATTCAGATATTTTCCGACAAGGCTGCGGGCAAGTCCTGTATAATTGATTATCTTACCCATTGTTACATTACCGCTGGCAATGGACTCAAGGATTGAGAAATAATACCTTGGCTCCTCAAGTTCTTCAAGCAGAATGAACTTGATATCCCTGTAGATGAACGAATCAAATCTCAATATGTTACGGCCTATATTCCAGTACACGTCGCGCTGGGGGTCTGTTTGTGTGATATACGCAGGTGTGCCTCCGAACACACTGTACAGTTCTACAGCGCGTTTCATGTCCCCTGCATAACCTGCCACATCTGTAAAAGGCAGCGCATTGAGTTTTATCTGGCCGGTCCGCCTGCCATAGAGTGGAGCTTTGTATGACATCAATCTTTCCATCATGGAGATGCTGGAGCCCAGGATGATCAGGTAGATGCCGCTGTCCTTGAGTCTGGTATCCCAATAATCCTGCAATATGGAAGGCAGCGCCTTGTCGTCCTTTACCAGATATGGGAACTCATCAAGTGCCAGTATGAACCGCTGCTTTTTGGCCTGCTGGTAGATATATTCAAAGAAAGCATCCCAGTCCTTAAGACCCTGTTTTCTTAGCAGGTCGTCGTTGAAATATTCTGCAAGCAGCCTTGAGTATCGGTCAAGCTGGAGTTTCTTTGATTCTTCCCTGCCGATCAGGATAATGCCGGGATGGTCTGCTGATATGAATTTATTTACCAGTTCGGTCTTGCCGATACGTCTTCTGCCGTAGATCAATAAGAATTCGGCTTTGTTGCTATTGAAGCGTTCTGTAAGGATGTCCAGTTCTTTTATTCTGCCGATAAAATTCATATACTTTTAAGTAGTTTACTTGAAAGTATATAATTGTATGTGGGAAGTAAATGAGATATTGCGCTATCTGCGTCTCTGGTATCTGCACTTCCCATCACACCCGGTGGCCTTTTGGCGGTGGAATTCACAATCGTGGGCGTGTTCATGCTTCTAGGAGTGCATACAGGGATTTCGGCAGGTATTGCCATACTGGACCGGGCCATAAGTTACTGGGGATTGATGGCGGTGGGGGCTGTGGTGTATGTGGTGGGCGGGCGGAAATAGTAATATAAACAAGCAAACGTATATTAAGAATTATCAAAGTGCTCAGAATGGTCAATTATTTATATTTATAAACCAAGGAAATAAAAGAGGCAAAGGACATGGAAGTTATTGATGAAGGAATAAATGCCCTTGTCAGGCAGAAAATATACAGCTCAAAGGAAGCGGTCATCACAGATGCTGTTCGGGCACTGCTTGAACTTAAGCCTGGTCTTAAGATTGAGATAGCAATAAACCTCTATAAAAATAATAAGGTCAGTTTATGGAAAGCGGCTGAAACAGCCGGGCTTGGAATGGAAGAGTTTAAAGATATCCTGTCTTCGCGAAATATAAAGATAAAAATCGGTGGGACAAAGGAAGAGAGTAAACAGCGTATAAAGGATGCTCTGGGTGCTTGAATGTTCATCCTTGACTGTGATATTGCCAGTATTTTCGCAAAGATTGGCAGAATTGATCTATTGAAAGAGACATTTCCATCTGGAGTTTATATCACGAATTCCGTTTATATCGAACTTATGCGGGCAAAAGAAATGGGTTTTTCTTTCCCTGATGAGATATTTGACAGTATTACCACTATCACTTTGAACAACAGCGAATTGATAGATTTTTAAAAGTATTCACTGGTCAAGAGGATACATTCTGGTGAGGCTGAAGGTATAAGCATCTGTAAAAATAGAAATGCCGTATTCCTTACCAATGATTCGATTGTTGTCAAGTTCTGTGATGCTAAGGGGATTAAGGTGTTGAATCTGAAAGATGTGCTTATTTTTATTGCGGAAAATGGTCTTATCCCGAAAAATGAGATGGTGAATGTTCTAAGGGATATCGAAGATAAGGATAATACCGTAATAAAGGGTCAGGAAGATATTCTTGAGGAATATAATCTTTGATGATTTTGGTGCTGTTGGATTGAAGTGAAATTTCGAATTGAACTGTTGTTTTTATGAGTCTGCACTGACGGACTGGATTCTCGCTGCATCCACCCTCACGATAAATTAATCATTAGAATGAAAGATGAGACATTGGTCATATCAAAACAAAAGAGAAGCGTGTTTGACCTACAACATAAAGAAGTGGTTGCAGGTACCCTTAAACATGCATTGATCTTTGAGTAAAAAATGGATCAGGCAGGTAAGAATGATATGCCGGTGTAAGAATGAAGTACGCCTTTGATACAAATATATACCAGGTATGGTGAAATATCAATGATCCGTCCATTCAGAAAGTCTCCAGACACAACACCATACTGACTATAAAACAGTGTTTCTTAGATGTGTAAAATGGAGTGCCACTCATAATTCCAAGAATAATCTTGACCGAACACCTGGTTTGGGTTGCGAAGATTGAAGGTATTGATGCGGCTCATGATGTTCTTGATACGATTATTGTGTCCCCATGGCAGGTGATCTATGAGCATGAAGAGATACATAAAGAGGCCATGGCAATCGGAAGCAGGTATGGAGGGCTTGGAGCTGCAGATTTATATTAGTCGTTATACCCCGCAGCTCTGCTGCGGTTGGGTGTCCCAGCGCAACGTTTGACTTTCGTATCCGCGCGCATCCGTGTCATCAGTCCAATCCGTGTTCTATCACAATATTACTCTTAACCGATGACACATGAAAAGTCACTAAACTCAATAAATCAATCTTTTATTGTTGGTAGTTGCGGTTTTTTACCCTCATTGATCTGAATAACAAATTTTAGCAATATAGGAGAAACAATGATCGATACCACGACCATCAGGACGATAGCCGAAAACACCTCATCGGTAATAATCCCCATTTCCTTTCCAACCGATATCACCACCAGTTCCACACCGGCCCTTGGCATCATGCCAATACCGAATATCAGGCTGTCATGAAACTCGAACC
The DNA window shown above is from ANME-2 cluster archaeon and carries:
- a CDS encoding ATP-binding protein, whose translation is MNFIGRIKELDILTERFNSNKAEFLLIYGRRRIGKTELVNKFISADHPGIILIGREESKKLQLDRYSRLLAEYFNDDLLRKQGLKDWDAFFEYIYQQAKKQRFILALDEFPYLVKDDKALPSILQDYWDTRLKDSGIYLIILGSSISMMERLMSYKAPLYGRRTGQIKLNALPFTDVAGYAGDMKRAVELYSVFGGTPAYITQTDPQRDVYWNIGRNILRFDSFIYRDIKFILLEELEEPRYYFSILESIASGNVTMGKIINYTGLARSLVGKYLNVLIDLGIIKREIPVTDSVRSKKGLYFLRDNAFAFWFRFIFPAEDMIDLGHGDVVLENIKIGMNPYLGRTFEDIAKEFLWLLNSGKAVPFTFSKLGSWWYRDKEIDIVTMDTGSNIFFCEVKWKDLSAAEALVIINRLKEKAGHVRWHNSDRTEYYGIIARRIKGNGKNKLIDAGYYAYDLNDFEKCMAK